From the Polaribacter tangerinus genome, the window GTTCTGCATCAGAAATAATTTCTGGATAGCTTTTCTTAATATCTTCTACTTTCTTCTTTAGTTCTGTGTTTGTTCTATCGTCTTTATAAGACTCTTCTAACTCAGCAAAAGGGATTCCGTAACGTTCTTTAGAAAGTCTGTTACGCAATTCAGAATATGCTTTTATCAATTCGTTTTGCACTCTTAAATAAGTGTCATATTCTGTTCCTCGGTCGCTCTGAACCGAAATAACTGCTTTGTTTGGGTGATCTGAAGACGTAGGACTTTTTTCACCTTTACAATAGTCACATGGGCCAGTAGACACACCATCTTCTACTTTACCTTCTCCACCGCCATTGTCTATAAAAGCAATAGCAGCATCTTTAATATCTTTAATTTCCATACGTTCTCCTTCTACAAGAAGTTCGTTATTTCTGTTAATATTTACCTCAAAGATATTTTTCTCCTTAATAATAGGAGGTACATAGTCTGGTGGTGGTTTTTCTGATAGCTTTTTAGAAACCCCAGAATCTACATTCATGGTGGTGGTTACTAAAAAGAAAATTAATAGCAAGAAGGCAATATCTGCCATAGAACCTGCATTAATTTCTGGATTCTCTCTTCTTGCCATACTTTTATGATTTTATAAGTCCTTTTACTAAATCGAACACGAAAAATAAAGAAGCTATTCCTCCTAAAATTACGCTGTACCATATACCGGTTCCAACCCATTTGTTAACAGATGAACCTGCTTCTCCTCCTTCACTAATCTTTCCTGCTGCGTTATAAACTGCCTCAGAATCTGACATGAAGTGAGCAACTAGTAATAAAACGCCTAGCGCTGCAAGACCTAATAATGTTTTCTTTAAATTCTCTGGATTTCTAATAAGACTCCACAAAGAAAGTACTACTGCAATTACTATAGCTGCAATTAGTAACGCTGTCGAATAATAAATTATTGGACTAATTACCGAATTTTGTAGTGCTACATCAGTTTCTATTGCTTCTGCATCTTCCATAAATATTTTTATGAAAAGAAAAGCGCCAACTAATGCAACAATAGCTATAATAATATTTAATATTTTATTGCTTTTCATTGAACTAGTTTTTTATTTTTTATATTTTACTAATAAGTCTACTAATTGAATAGACGCATCTTCCATGTTGTTTACAATTCCATCAATTTTAGAAACAATGTAGTTGTAAAAAATTTGAAGAATAATCGCTACAATTAAACCAAATACTGTAGTTAATAAGGCTACTTTAATACCACCTGCTACTACGGCAGGAGAAATATCGTTTGCTACAGCAATATCGTTAAATGCTCCAATCATACCAATTACAGTACCCATGAAACCTAACATTGGTGCTAGTGCGATAAACAAAGAAATCCAAGATACGTTCTTTTCTAAAAGTCCCATTTGAACTCCACCGTAAGATACAACTGCTTTTTCAGCGGCATCTACACCTTCATCTACTCTGTCTAAACCTTGGTAAAAAATAGATGCAACTGGTCCTTTTGTATTTCTACAAACTTCTTTTGCTGCTTCTACGCCTCCTGAGCTTAATGCTTCATCTACACTTGCAACTAATTTCTTAGTATTGGTAGTGGCTAAGTTTAAATAAATAATTCTTTCTATTGCAATCGCTAAACCTAAAATTAAGGCTACTAATACAATTCCCATAAATCCTGGGCCACCATCAATAAAATTCTCTTTTAAGATTTGGTGAAAAGTTTTTGCTTCTGCTGCTGCCTCTTGTGCAAACGTTGATTGAATAGCTCCAAAAAACATGAATCCTGTTACAGATAGGACATTTACTACTTTTTTCATCTTTGTTGTAATTAATTTTTAATAGTTATGGGTTAAAGATATAAATTTTCATTTCAAATAAACAACACATTTTTTTTATTTTAATTACCAAAGTATAAAAATACAAAACTGCTATTTATGTGATTTAAGATGGCAAGTAACAAAAAATAGTTGAACATTAAAAAAAAAATTTCATCTAATTTTATGAAAAATGGCTATTTATTTTTATTACCTCCTCATTTATAACACAATAAATTATCTATTGGTAAGCTCGCCTCGCATCGATTTATTAAAGTAACTCGAAAACTCGTCATCCGATAAATTTTCGCTTAAAAGATACATTAATTTAGCAATGGCAGTCTCTGTTGTAATGTCTAAACCACCAATTACCCCAATTTCTTTTAACCCCACACTTGTATCGTAATGACCTAAAATAACGCTACCGCCAGAACATTGTGTTACATTTATAATTTTTATTCCTTTTTTAATAGCGTTTTTTAAAAGTGTTAAAAACCATTGTTCATTTGGTGCGTTTCCAGCGCCATAGGTTTCTAAAACAACGCCTTTTAAATTTTTTATTGATAATATTGATGCAACAACTGCCTGGGTAATTCCAGGAAACAGTTTTAAAATTACAACATTGGTTTCTAGTTTTTTTCTAACAATTAGTTTTTTTTGATAATTTTTAGGAACATACAAATGGTGTTCATTAAAATTTAAGTGCACACCACTTTCTGCCAATGGCGGATAATTCATAGAGGCAAAAGCTTCGAAATGTTCTGCACTTATTTTTGTGGTTCTGTTGCCACGATACAATTTATATTCGAAATACAAACACACTTCGCAAATGATTGGTTGGCCGTTTTTACGAGCAGCTGCAATTTCTATAGAAGTAATTAAATTCTCTTTTGCATCGGTTCTTAAATCGCCAATAGGCAATTGAGAGCCTGTAAAAATAATAGGTTTTGTTAAGTTTTCTAGCATAAAACTTAGCGCAGAGGCTATGTAAGACATGGTATCGGAACCTGTTAAAACCACAAAACCATCAAACGTATCGTAATTATTTTCTATCATTTCGGCAATAGCCACGTAATAAGACGTATTCATATTAGAAGAATCTATAGGCTCTTTAAAAGAAATGCTTTTAATGGTACAATTTAATTGTTGTAACTCTGGTATTTTTTGTACAATCTGACTAAAATCAAATGCTTTTAAAGCATTTGTAGAATAATCTTTTATCATACCAATAGTACCGCCTGTGTATATAATAAGAATAGTAGGTTTGTTTGTCATTTTGTCATTAAATTCTCTGAAACGAAATCATTTTCTTTTTAAAAAATCTGACAATCCTCAAATTTTTCATCAAAAAAATACATTGGAATAATTTATGTTGTAAATTTATCAAACAAAAACGACATACAATTTTAAAACTTTATAAATTATGATGGGATTTTATATTTTAATTGGGGTAATTTCTTTAGTAAGTTGGTTGGTAAGCAATAAGCTAAAGAGTAAATTTAAAAAATATTCTCAAGTGCATTTAAAAAATGGATTGAGTGGTGCAGAAATTGCCGAAAAAATGCTGGCAGACAATGGTATTTATGATGTAAAGGTAATTTCTACTCCGGGCATGCTTACCGATCATTATAATCCGCAGAACAAAACCGTAAACCTAAGTGAGGGAGTTTACAACCAAAGAAATGCGGCTGCGGCTGCAGTTGCTGCACATGAGTGTGGCCACGCAGTACAACATGCTACTGCTTACAACTACCTTACAATGCGTTCTCAATTGGTGCCAATTGTAAGCATTTCTTCTAAGTTTTCGCAATGGTTGGTAATTGGCGGTTTAATTTTAGGTGCTGCCTCTAACGCTACAAGCATAGGTTTTTATATAGCCGTAGCTGGTTTAATTTTAATGGGTTTTGCCACTTTATTTAGCTTTATAACACTTCCGGTAGAGTATGATGCTAGTAACCGAGCATTGGCTTGGCTAAAAAACAAAAATATGCTTACTAGAGAGGAGTTTGCAGGCTCTAAAGATGCACTTACATGGGCCGCTAGAACTTACTTGGTAGCTGCGCTTGGGTCTTTAGCAATGCTTTTGTATTGGGGGCTTCAGGTACTAGGAAATAGAGATTAGCATTGTAGATGTTTTTGATATTTTACCAATGGTTTTATAAAATTATTCGTGTAATTACATAACTTCAGACCTTTTAAGTTTTAAAACTTAAAAGGTCTTTTTATATAAGTAAATACTTCGATTATTTCGATGTCCCTTTTTATTACAGAAAACTTTTTGGCCTTTAAAAGCGTCTTCTTTTTTAACAAGACAAAATAATCGGTTTATCAGAAAATTAACCCAATTACACTGCTAAAATCTACAAATTGTTAAGGCTTAATAGTATGATTGGCATTAATTAAAAGTGGAATGCCCTTAGGGTAATTAGTGCCAGTAAAGCTACCTCCGTTTTCTCTCCAACGCTCGAATATCCATTCTTTGGATGCCGACCAAGAAAATTGGTATAGTATCCTAGTAAAAATAGTGCTCTCTGTATCTGATACTATATCAGACACCCAAATATCTACGCTAGCTGTTGCCACAGGTTCATCTTCAGAGCTTCCTATGATTACTACGCTATAAGATGCTGGTGCAATTTTTAAATTAGTTTCAACTTCACGAAACTCTTTTGAATTATCAGGCGATTTAAGGGCTACATCATCGGTAAAAATAGAATTTCCATCAGAATCTAAAATATCGTAATCATATACTTGCTCTGGTGGAGAGGCGCCTCCCGAATAACTACTCGGACCTGTAGTGGCTGTAACAAAAGCTAAACTTAGTCTTTCGGTAGAATTTGGATGTTTCGGTATAAACGCTTGGGTAAGGTGTACTTGTGCTGTTGGACCTTCTGGACCTTCCTCTCCTTGAGGTCCTTTTAAAGAATTTATAAAATCGATTTCAGTACCGGTATTTCCTAAATTTAACCATATTTGGTAGGCACTAAGTCCGTTTTCTCCATCTTTACCATTTATACCGTCTAAACCAGGAGCACCTTTTTCTCCTTCAGGCCCAGGTAATTGACTTCCGCTCGTTTTAGCATACAACGCAAAAGGCACACTTAGCAATTGACTAGTACCTGTTATGGTGTAATTGCTGCCTCCTGCCAAATCGGTCTCTGTTTTTATAAAATACGGACCTTGGCTCCAATCTATACTTGCAAAATTATCGGTAGTAGTTCCGTTACCAATAGCAATGCTTAACAAACCATTGGTATTGGTAGTTGCTGCGTGGGTTTCTGTGTATACACTATTACCAGTAGCCGTACTTTGTAAAATACTTATTTGTACACCAACAGTAGTTTCTGCAACCAACTCTTGGTTGGCATTGCGTATTACAGCTTGGTAACTGATGCTTTCGGGAGCTTGGGTAAAACCAAATTGACTACATAAAGCTAACGCGATACATAAAATAATTTTTTTCATAGGTATGGGGTTGTTAATTTTTAGCAACAACCTTATAGACTATTAATCTATAAGGTTGTTTATAATTTTTACCGAAAGAAATTAAAACTTTCTTACTGCTCTAATACGGTAACTATTACTTTTAGAAAGTTTTTCAAACTTTCCAGTAGTTGGGTTTGATGCCCATGCTAAATCATTTGAAACCGTTGTAACAGACCAATAAAACTCATTTGAAAACGTAAGTTTATCTTTAACTCTACCATCTCTAAATGAGCTAAGCAAGTCTTTAGATGGTAATAACCAATCTGAATACCCGTTAAACGTCCAATCTGCACAAATTTTAGCTGCAATACCACTTGTTGTACATCCTGCAAGTAGAGCCGTATTTTGTGATTTAGTGCTACTATGAGTACCACCAGTAATCATATTCGAGATACTTGTACCTGCACATCCCCATGGTGCAGAAACCCCAATATCTTCGGTAGCAGCAACATAGCCATGAAATTGATTTTCTATATAGTCATCATTATAAGGCTGTGCTATGTATGTAATAATACCTCCTGCGTGGGTATCTCCAATTCCTAAAGAGTAAGTTTTCTCAGATATAATATCTGCATTAGGAGAAATAAATTTATCATTTATGATCAAACGAAAATAATAACGGGTATCGCTTTTTAAATTCGTTAGATTTAATTGAAAACTATTATAATTGTTAAATTCATCGAGATTTAAATTTGAAACCTCAGAATTAGATGGAATTGGGTTTGAACTGGTAGAATACAATAATGCTAACGAAGTAACATTGGGGTCTAATTGATAATCAAAGCTTTTTGTTTTAACTTCAATTTCTAGTTCATTTTTATAAATCTGTTGCATTTCTAATGATAACTCATTATAAACACTTTAATAACCGTATGCTACCAAATTATTAAGAGAATTACCGCTATTAGACCAACTAGGCACGCCTTCACTAACAGAAAGTGTGCTCGAATTATCTCCAACGGGCAACAACTCCCAAGCACTGCCATTCCAAGTTAGCAAATCGCCTTTTTTGGTACCAGCTGGTATTTGCACCATATTGTTTATGGTAGCTTGTAGGTTGGTAATAGTTGTATTTAGTGTAGAAATCTCTGCTTTTACTGTTGTAATTTCGGTATTCGCTTCAGTAATTTTGGTGCTGTTAGCTGAAATACTATTCGTATTAACAAGAATTGCAGCTGCGTTTGTAGCAATCCCAGAAATATCTTGATCGCCAGTATTTGTGCCCGATAAATTGCTAAGGTTTACTTCATCTTGTGTACTTACAGAGGCTACCGTTTTAGCATACAACGCAAAAGGCACACTTAGCAATTGACTAGTACCTGTTATGGTGTAATTGCTGCCTCCTGCCAAATCGGTCTCCGTTTTTATAAAATACGGACCTTGGCTCCAATCTATGCTTGCAAAATTATCGGTAGTAGTTCCGTTACCAATAGCAATGCTTAACAAACCATTGGTATTGGTAGTCGCTGCGTGGGTTTCTGTGTATACACTATTACCAGTAGCCGTACTTTGTAAAATACTTATTTGTACACCAACAGTAGTTTCTGCAACCAACTCTTGGTTGGCATTGCGTATTACAGCTTGGTAACTGATGCTTTCTGGAGCTTGGGTAAAACCAAATTGACTACATAAAGCTAACGCTATACATAAAATAATTTTTTTCATAGGTATGTGGTTGTTAATTTTTAATAATTTTAAATGCTTTTACGATGTTATTTTTGTGTATTATTTTAATAAAATATACAGATGGGGAAAGCTTAAAAAAAGGGATAGTTGTTTTTAAACTAGTTATATTTTCTTTAAAAATTCGCTTACCTTGAATATCATAAACCTGATACTTTAAATCGTTTATTTTTCCATCGTTTACAGACAAAGTGATATTATTAGTAGTAGGATTTGGAAAAACAGCCATAGAAACGCTTGGCAATACATGTTCTGTACTTAGTGTTTTTATCATATAGCTCTGCTGCACACCTTGTGTAATAGCCCCTAAACTACTAGTAATTGAAGAATACACGGGTATACCTACTGAGTAGGTAATTGTACCACCACTTCCGGTAGCAATACCGCCAGAGTTAACGGTGGCTTGTTGAGCTTGTACTGTAAAACATACAGTGACAAATAATAAGGATAGGGCGCTTGTTATTAATTTCATTCCTTTTTTATATTAATTTTTTACTTCTCTATTGTATAAAGAATCCGGTTAGTTTTATTAAACAATAAACTAGCGTATTATAATATTAGGGAATGAAACTTACTTCATTAGTTTGTAAAAGCTACCGATTGAAAAAAATAACTTGTAAAACTAATCTGTAAATTAATCTTACCACAAAGATAGGTAAATAGTTGTTATACAAACAAAAACGTGTTAGCATTTTGTTAGCATTTTGTTAGCATAGCTGAAAAAAGAACTTCGAAAACTTTCGAGGAAAAGTAGCGGGAAAAATAATGTTTTACAAAAATTTTCTAACAATATCGTGAAGTGCTTCGGCACTATTACAGCCTACTTTTTTGATAAACCTATTTTTTGCAACCCTAAAAGAACCACTAGTCATCGTAAGTACTTCGGCACTTTCTTTTGTAGATAATCCTAAAATGATACAGTAAATAATTTGTATTTCTCTATGAGATAAATCTTTCTGCCATTGATGGATATTATATTTTAAATTCGGAAAATCTTTGTCTAATTCTTGAAATAATTTTAATGAAATTTCTGGTTTAGCATTGGTTTGAAGAATATAATTCGATTTTATAAATTTATTTTTTACTGATTTTAATTTTTGTTGTTGTATTTCTAATTTCTTTTGAACCTCATAGAGCTGTTTATAGTAATTTTTTGCCATTTTATCTTTTTTTAATAGATAAAACAACAATAAAATAAGTAGTATCGAGGCTACTATAATCGTGTATAAAAGGTTGGTTTTTAATTGCGTGTTTTTTTCTGTAACACTCGTTTTCTCGAGCATAATTTTACCTAATTGAGACATCATTTTTCGATACAAATCATTATGAAAATATTTTGTACTGTCTCTTACTTTTTCAGAATCGCTTACTACCTTTTTTATCTCTTCCATAGTCATATAATTGCTATAGTTTTTTAATACGTTTTCGTATAAATTTAAGGCATAGGAATAGTTTTTATTATCCGAATATAATTTTGCTGCAGTAAGATAGTGGGCTACAACCACTTCTGGTTGTTCATTTGTATTGTCTTTTACAAAACCTAAAACCTTATTATAGTCTGCCGTAGTCCAATTGTACAAACTATCCTTAAAATAATGTAACTGGGGTAGTAAGGCTATTGCTTTGGGCAAGTTATTTGCTTTGGCGTATGCCATTGCAGCATTTGCACTGCTTTGTACCAAATCTACTGGTCTAAAACCGGAACAGTTTTCGGTAACTACTTTAAATTCTTCGTATGCTTGTATGGCTTCTTTATACGACTTGTTATAAAGGCTTATAGCGATATAATTATTAATAATACCAATTTTTAGAGCTATATGATCTGAAAAACAAAGGTCTTTAAAAATAATTTTTTTGTAATTATTGTAATACTTAAAAGACACCTCTTTGGCTTTGCCAATACCCGCAACTGTAATGAGTTTTTTTAATGAAAACAATAACAACGAATCTTTCTTCGGATATGAAGCGGATAGTTGGGCTGTTATTTCTACTGCTTTTTGGTATGAAACAATACTCTCTGCGTAATTACCTGCTTTATAACTTGTATTTCCATCTTTTAATTGCTGTGTAACAGTGGTAATTTGAGCACTTAAAAGTACAGAGTTTAAACATAATAATAGTCCAAAAATAGGGGATAGCAATTTAATTCTTTTCATTTATGAGTATTTATAAATAAGTATACTTCTTTTCTTTTTTAACAAAAATATTGATTTTTTTTACATTGGCATGAAAAACAATTATTTGTGGCAACTTTTTAAAAAAAATACACCTTTTCGAGAGTACGAAAAGGTGTATTTCAAAAAAATTAAAAAATTTCTTACTTAGAGTATGTATTGCTAGTCGTTTAATTTTAAAACAGCCATAAATGCTTCTTGCGGAATTTCTACATTACCAACCTGGCGCATTCTCTTTTTTCCTTTTTTCTGTTTTTCTAATAATTTACGTTTTCTAGAAATATCTCCACCATAACATTTTGCAGTTACGTCTTTACGCAACGCTTTGGTAGTTTCTCTTGCTATAATTTTAGCACCAATTGCTGCTTGTATAGGAATATCGAACTGTTGTCTTGGTAGTAATTCTTTTAATTTTGCTACAATCTTCTTCCCAATTGCGTAAGCATTGTCTGCATGTAATAAAGCGGAAAGTGCATCTACAGAAGAGCCGTTTAATAAAATATCTACACGAACTAACTTCGATTCTCGCATACCAATTGGCGAATAATCAAAAGAGGCATATCCTTTAGATACTGTTTTTAGGCGATCGTAAAAATCGAATACAATTTCTGCCAAAGGCATATCAAAAGTTAGCTCTACTCGTTCGGTAGTTAGGTAGGTTTGATTGGTAATTTCTCCTCGCTTTTCTATACACAAGCTCATTACCTGCCCAACATAATCTGCCTTTGTAATAATACTAGCTTTAATAAATGGCTCTTCTACCCTATCTAATTTAGACGGTTCTGGTAAATCTGTTGGGTTGTTAAGCATTACTATTTCTGTAGGATTCTTTTTAGTAAACGCATGGTAAGATACGTTTGGAACGGTGGTAATAACCGTCATATTAAACTCACGCTCTAAACGTTCTTGAATAATTTCCATGTGCAGCATGCCTAAAAAACCACATCGAAAACCAAAACCTAAAGCAGCAGAACTTTCTGGTATAAAAACCAACGAGGCATCATTTAACTGAAGTTTTTCCATGGAATAACGCAGTTCTTCGTAATCTTCGGTATCTACAGGATAAATACCAGCAAATACCATTGGCTTTACATCTTCAAAACCGTCTATTATTTCTTGAGTTGGGTTTACAGCATCTGTTATGGTATCTCCAACTTTTACCTCTTTAGCAGTTTTTATTCCAGTAATTAAGTAACCAACATCGCCAGTTTTAACTTCTTTTTTTACAACCTGTTCTAACTTTAAAGTACCTACTTCATCGGCAAAATACTCTTTGTTAGTAGCCATAAATTTTATACGCTGCCCTTTTTTAATAGAACCGTTTAATACCCTAAAATAAGTTTCTATTCCTCGGTAAGAATTGTAAACAGAATCGAAAATTAATGCTTGTAAAGGAGCTTCTGGATTTCCTTTTGGCGCAGGAATCCTTTCGATAATAGCTTTTAAAATAAGATCAACCCCAAAGCCTGTTTTTCCACTAGCGTGAATTACCTCTTCTGGATCACAACCTAATAAATCTACAATATCGTCGGTTACTTCCTCTGGATTTGCAGAGGGTAAATCTACCTTATTTAAAACAGGAATAATCTCTAAATCATTTTCTAGAGCCAAATATAGGTTAGAAATTGTCTGGGCTTGTATACTTTGCGCAGCGTCTACAATTAACAAAGCACCTTCACAGGCTGCAATAGAACGAGACACTTCGTACGAAAAATCTACGTGACCAGGTGTATCAATTAAATTCAAAATAAAAGGTTCTCCGTTGTAAACATAGTCCATTTGAATTGCATGAGACTTAATGGTAATTCCACGTTCTCGTTCTAAATCCATATTATCTAATAACTGATCTTTTTTTTCTCGATCGGTTACAGAACCTGTATAATCTAACAATCTATCTGCTAAAGTACTTTTTCCATGATCGATATGTGCGATAATGCAAAAATTTCTAATGTTCTTCATACGTCGTTTTCTAACTACTTTCAATTAGCAAAGATACGTTATTTACTTACTACTGCAAGCTACTTTTTTTGCATCTAAATGGTAATTATTTATTGATTTTTAGTTAAATATTACTCTTAAATACAATCCGTAGATATTTTAAATCAAAAAGACTTTACAAATTCTGTAAAGTCTTTTTTTATAAAGTATTCTAACCTGTTAGTCCTGCCATTCTGCAATAAACAGGTTGGTATCTCTTGGTTGTTATTTCAGATTGCCTGGCCTGTTAGTCCTGCCATTCTGCAATAAACAAGTTGGTATCTCTTGGTTGTTATTTCAGATTGCCTGGCCTGTTAGTCCTGCCATTCTGCAATAAACAAGTTGGTATCTCTTGGTTGTTATTTCAGATTGCCTGGCCTGTTAGTCCTGCCATTCTGCAATAAACAAGTTGGTATCTCTTGGTTGTTATTTCAGATTGCCTGGCCTGTTAGTCCTGCCATTCTGCAATAAACAAGTTGGTATCTCTTGGTTGTTATTTCAGATTGCCTGGCCTGTTAGTCCTGCCATTCTGCAATAAACAAGTTGGTATCTCTTGGTTGTTATTTCAGATTGCCTGGCCTGTTAGTCCTGCCATTCTGCAATAAACAAGTTGGTATCTCTTGGTTGTTATTTCAGATTGCCTGGCCTGTTAGTCCTGCCATTCTGCAATAAACAAGTTGGTATCTCTACCACCTCCGTTATTTCTATTTGAGGAGAATACAAGTTTTTTACCATCATTAGAAAATACCGGAAAAGCATCGAACGTTTCTCCGTGTGTAACTCTCTTTAAATTTTTACCATCAATATCTATCATATATAAATTAAAAGGGAAGCCTCTTTCGGCCTCAAAATTTGAAGAAAATAGTACTTTTTTTCCTGATGGATGAAAAAACGGACTCCAATTGGCATTTCCTAAATCTGTTAATTGTCGCAATTCCGAACCATCAGCATTACAAATATACAGCTCCATTTCTGTTGGCTCTACTAAACCTTCTGCCAATAAATCTTTGTATGCTTTTATTTCTTCTGGAGTTTTTGGTCTTGAGGAACGAAAAATAATTTTAGAGCCATCTGGCGAGAAAAATGCTCCTCCGTCATAACCCAATTCATTGGTTATTTGTTGTACATCTGTCCCATCAATATTCATTGTGTACAATTCTAAATCGCCACTTCTTGTAGATGTAAACACAATTTTATCGCCTTTAGGAGAAACCGTAGGTTCTGCATCATATCCTTTTTCATGAGTTAATTGCTTTACAATATTGCCCTGCAAATCTGCTACAAAAATGTCGAAACTGTCATAAACTGGCCATATATATTTACCATTTTTACGCAAAGGAACTTCGGGGCAGTTTTCATCTACTAAATGTGTAGAGGCATAAATAATGTGTTTGTTATCTGGTAAAAAATAAGCACATGTGGTTCTTCCTTTACCAGTAGAAATCATAGGAGGTACGCTGTTTTTAAAATCTTCATTGGCATTCATTAAAAACATCTGATCACAACCAACATTCCATTTTTTGTAGTTAGATTGAAATACCAGTTGCTTATCATCAAAACTCCAATATGCCTCTGCATTATCTCCGCCGAAAGTTATCTGTTTGAGACTTTTAAAATGAACTTCCTCTGGGTATATCAATCCATTTTTAGTACTCTTTTTTTCTTCTGATGTCGTATTAGATGTTTTCTTATCATTTTTACAAGCAGTAAAAAAAACTGCAAACACCAATAAATAAACAATTCTCATTTTTCTATTTTATTAATTAACTTCGCAAAAATAATATTTATCATCATGAGAAACCTTGTATTTGTAATCTTTTTATCTTTTCTAGTATCGTGTACATCAGAAAAAAAACCTAAAAATCAAATTAAAGCTGATGTTTCCTTTTTGGCTTCTGACGAATTAGAAGGAAGACAAACAGGTACTGATGGCGAAAAAAAAGCCGCAGAATATATTGCAAAACGTTATAAGAAAATAGGCTTGCAGCCAAAAGGGACCTCAAAATACTTACAGGCGTTTAGTTTTAAACCTAAAACAAATCCGCATGACGAAGTGCAATTTGATGTAAATGGAGATGGAACTATTACCGGAAATAATGTAGTTGGTTTTTTAAACAATAATGCTAAAAATACTATTGTAATTGGCGCTCACTTCGATCATTTAGGCTATGGTGGCGAAGGTTCTTTATATAGAGATACCATTAAAGCGGTTCATAATGGTGCAGATGATAACGCATCTGGTGTAGCGGTAATGTTAAATTTAGCCGAAAAATTGAAAGAAAAAAACACGAATAATAATTATTTATTTATTGCTTTTTCTGGAGAAGAAATGGGTTTGTTGGGATCTAATTATTTTGTTAAAAACCCAACTATAAACACAAAGAATATTTCTTATATGATAAATATGGATATGGTTGGTAGGTTAAAAAAAGATAGTACACTTGCTGTTTATGGTACTGGAACTTCACCAATTTTTAAACAGGTTTTAAAATCTCACAACGAAAAATTTAAGTTAATTGAGCAAGAATCTGGAGTTGGTCCAAGCGACCATACCAGCTTTTATTTAGCAGATATACCTGTTTTACATTTTTTTACTGGGCAGCATGAAGACTACCATAAACCTACAGACGATTCTGAAAAATTAAATTATAAAGGCATGGAAACCATTAGTAATTA encodes:
- a CDS encoding ExbD/TolR family protein, which gives rise to MARRENPEINAGSMADIAFLLLIFFLVTTTMNVDSGVSKKLSEKPPPDYVPPIIKEKNIFEVNINRNNELLVEGERMEIKDIKDAAIAFIDNGGGEGKVEDGVSTGPCDYCKGEKSPTSSDHPNKAVISVQSDRGTEYDTYLRVQNELIKAYSELRNRLSKERYGIPFAELEESYKDDRTNTELKKKVEDIKKSYPEIISDAEPTSSN
- a CDS encoding MotA/TolQ/ExbB proton channel family protein, whose protein sequence is MKKVVNVLSVTGFMFFGAIQSTFAQEAAAEAKTFHQILKENFIDGGPGFMGIVLVALILGLAIAIERIIYLNLATTNTKKLVASVDEALSSGGVEAAKEVCRNTKGPVASIFYQGLDRVDEGVDAAEKAVVSYGGVQMGLLEKNVSWISLFIALAPMLGFMGTVIGMIGAFNDIAVANDISPAVVAGGIKVALLTTVFGLIVAIILQIFYNYIVSKIDGIVNNMEDASIQLVDLLVKYKK
- a CDS encoding asparaginase — translated: MTNKPTILIIYTGGTIGMIKDYSTNALKAFDFSQIVQKIPELQQLNCTIKSISFKEPIDSSNMNTSYYVAIAEMIENNYDTFDGFVVLTGSDTMSYIASALSFMLENLTKPIIFTGSQLPIGDLRTDAKENLITSIEIAAARKNGQPIICEVCLYFEYKLYRGNRTTKISAEHFEAFASMNYPPLAESGVHLNFNEHHLYVPKNYQKKLIVRKKLETNVVILKLFPGITQAVVASILSIKNLKGVVLETYGAGNAPNEQWFLTLLKNAIKKGIKIINVTQCSGGSVILGHYDTSVGLKEIGVIGGLDITTETAIAKLMYLLSENLSDDEFSSYFNKSMRGELTNR
- a CDS encoding zinc metallopeptidase — its product is MMGFYILIGVISLVSWLVSNKLKSKFKKYSQVHLKNGLSGAEIAEKMLADNGIYDVKVISTPGMLTDHYNPQNKTVNLSEGVYNQRNAAAAAVAAHECGHAVQHATAYNYLTMRSQLVPIVSISSKFSQWLVIGGLILGAASNATSIGFYIAVAGLILMGFATLFSFITLPVEYDASNRALAWLKNKNMLTREEFAGSKDALTWAARTYLVAALGSLAMLLYWGLQVLGNRD
- a CDS encoding collagen-like protein codes for the protein MKKIILCIALALCSQFGFTQAPESISYQAVIRNANQELVAETTVGVQISILQSTATGNSVYTETHAATTNTNGLLSIAIGNGTTTDNFASIDWSQGPYFIKTETDLAGGSNYTITGTSQLLSVPFALYAKTSGSQLPGPEGEKGAPGLDGINGKDGENGLSAYQIWLNLGNTGTEIDFINSLKGPQGEEGPEGPTAQVHLTQAFIPKHPNSTERLSLAFVTATTGPSSYSGGASPPEQVYDYDILDSDGNSIFTDDVALKSPDNSKEFREVETNLKIAPASYSVVIIGSSEDEPVATASVDIWVSDIVSDTESTIFTRILYQFSWSASKEWIFERWRENGGSFTGTNYPKGIPLLINANHTIKP
- a CDS encoding DUF1566 domain-containing protein, translated to MQQIYKNELEIEVKTKSFDYQLDPNVTSLALLYSTSSNPIPSNSEVSNLNLDEFNNYNSFQLNLTNLKSDTRYYFRLIINDKFISPNADIISEKTYSLGIGDTHAGGIITYIAQPYNDDYIENQFHGYVAATEDIGVSAPWGCAGTSISNMITGGTHSSTKSQNTALLAGCTTSGIAAKICADWTFNGYSDWLLPSKDLLSSFRDGRVKDKLTFSNEFYWSVTTVSNDLAWASNPTTGKFEKLSKSNSYRIRAVRKF
- a CDS encoding T9SS type A sorting domain-containing protein, producing MKLITSALSLLFVTVCFTVQAQQATVNSGGIATGSGGTITYSVGIPVYSSITSSLGAITQGVQQSYMIKTLSTEHVLPSVSMAVFPNPTTNNITLSVNDGKINDLKYQVYDIQGKRIFKENITSLKTTIPFFKLSPSVYFIKIIHKNNIVKAFKIIKN